One part of the Sorangiineae bacterium MSr11954 genome encodes these proteins:
- a CDS encoding GMC family oxidoreductase — translation MPTNQERADICIIGAGPAGAVAATRLAEEGFRVVVLEQGDWPDYRKARGAHADFEINAGADWGWNPNTRKLPADYPINGTESDIDVVQYNAVGGGTVIFAAQWHRNLPSDFCVRTLDGVADDWPIAYEDLRPYYERVERAFGISGLAGDPAFPPGEGPPLPPVPMGRIGRRVAAAHNALGWHWWPGSNAIATRPYGALKPCVQRGTCLWGCADGAKGSADRTHWPRAVELGVRLITGARVRQIAVDARGLADGAVWIDREGREHITRADVIILAANGIGTPRLLLLSATRGHGEGLANASGMVGRRLMLHPFGVVTGLFSENMQSTQGPWGQHIYTLQFYETDARRGFVRGAKWGLQPTGGPVSATRDWPWGHANPVWGPSFHENVRARLGHSAMWGIVAEDLPEESNRVVLDPTLTDTDGIPAPKILYRVSENSTRLMDFHVARARESLEAAGAYKTFVAPQIRETGWHQLGTARMGMDRTTSVVDPWGRAHDVPNLYIMDGSIWPTSSGMNPTATICALALRCTEHMISERRTQRVPA, via the coding sequence ATGCCTACGAACCAAGAGCGCGCCGACATTTGCATCATTGGGGCCGGCCCCGCGGGCGCCGTGGCCGCGACCCGCCTCGCCGAGGAGGGGTTTCGGGTGGTGGTGCTCGAGCAAGGGGACTGGCCCGACTACCGCAAAGCGCGCGGGGCGCACGCCGACTTCGAGATCAACGCCGGCGCGGACTGGGGGTGGAACCCCAATACGCGAAAGCTCCCCGCCGATTATCCGATCAACGGCACCGAGTCGGACATCGACGTGGTGCAGTACAACGCCGTGGGCGGGGGCACCGTCATCTTCGCGGCGCAGTGGCACCGCAACCTCCCCTCGGATTTTTGCGTGCGCACCCTCGACGGCGTGGCCGACGATTGGCCCATCGCCTACGAGGATCTGCGCCCGTACTACGAGCGCGTCGAGCGCGCCTTCGGCATCTCCGGGCTCGCCGGCGATCCGGCCTTTCCGCCGGGCGAGGGCCCGCCGCTGCCCCCCGTTCCCATGGGCCGCATCGGCCGCAGGGTCGCGGCCGCGCACAACGCGCTGGGGTGGCACTGGTGGCCCGGCTCGAACGCCATCGCCACCCGCCCCTACGGCGCGCTCAAGCCGTGCGTGCAGCGCGGGACGTGCCTCTGGGGCTGCGCCGACGGCGCCAAGGGCAGCGCGGATCGCACGCACTGGCCGCGCGCGGTGGAGCTGGGGGTGCGCTTGATCACGGGCGCGCGGGTGCGGCAGATCGCGGTCGACGCGCGCGGCCTCGCCGACGGCGCGGTGTGGATCGATCGCGAGGGGCGCGAGCACATCACCCGGGCGGACGTGATCATCCTGGCGGCCAACGGCATCGGCACGCCGCGCCTCTTGCTGCTCTCGGCCACCCGCGGCCACGGCGAGGGCCTCGCCAATGCGTCGGGCATGGTGGGGCGGCGGCTGATGCTCCACCCCTTCGGCGTGGTGACCGGCTTGTTCTCGGAGAACATGCAGAGCACCCAAGGGCCGTGGGGGCAGCACATCTACACCTTGCAGTTCTACGAGACCGACGCGCGCCGCGGCTTCGTGCGCGGCGCCAAGTGGGGATTGCAGCCCACCGGCGGTCCCGTCAGCGCCACCCGCGATTGGCCATGGGGGCACGCCAACCCCGTGTGGGGTCCGAGCTTTCACGAAAACGTGCGCGCGCGGCTCGGGCACTCGGCCATGTGGGGCATCGTGGCCGAAGATCTGCCCGAGGAGTCGAACCGGGTGGTGCTCGACCCGACCTTGACCGACACGGATGGCATCCCCGCCCCGAAGATTCTGTACCGCGTGAGCGAGAACTCGACCCGCTTGATGGACTTTCACGTGGCGCGCGCCCGCGAATCGCTGGAGGCCGCGGGCGCCTACAAAACGTTCGTGGCCCCGCAGATCCGGGAGACCGGCTGGCACCAGCTCGGCACCGCCCGAATGGGGATGGACCGAACCACGTCGGTGGTCGATCCCTGGGGCCGCGCCCACGACGTACCCA
- a CDS encoding aldehyde dehydrogenase family protein, which yields MSSTRWNGRLYVGGEWRPASSHQTLASYEKATQRELGQQALATDRDLAAAVSFANGAQRKWAAAAYDVRAAVLRRVARLLEERTSEFADWIVRETGSIRGKAHHEIHASLHELQEAAALCSAPRAEVLPSRNTGKLSIVERVPVGLVGIITPWNFPLLLALRAVAPAVALGNAVLLKPAELTPITGGYLLAELFEDAGLPAGVLQVLPGLGEEIGDALVRHPDVPMIHFTGSNDVGQRIGSVAGGLLKKIALELGGNNAFVVLDDADVDLASAVGAWSSFHYQGQTCITAGRHIVMRAVAEPYTAALVARTRAIAVGDPSSSDKVGLGPMINEVQRDRALKLVAESVVQGATIAEGGTYDGLFVRPTVLTGVTPTMPIYTEEVFGPVAPVVVVDTEAEALALTNGTRYGLTNAVFTGDVMRGLAFAEQVRSGMVHVNDATCLDEAHVPFGGTGASGMGGRSGGAANLDEFTERRWIGVQRTPVAYPY from the coding sequence ATGAGCTCCACGCGATGGAACGGAAGGCTCTACGTCGGCGGCGAATGGCGCCCCGCGAGCTCCCATCAAACGCTCGCCTCCTACGAAAAGGCGACGCAGCGCGAGCTCGGCCAGCAGGCCCTCGCGACCGATCGCGATCTCGCCGCGGCGGTGTCCTTCGCAAATGGTGCACAACGAAAATGGGCGGCCGCCGCATACGACGTGCGCGCCGCCGTGCTGCGCCGGGTGGCGCGGCTGCTCGAGGAGCGCACCTCGGAGTTCGCCGATTGGATCGTGCGCGAGACGGGCTCGATCCGCGGCAAAGCGCACCATGAAATCCACGCGAGCCTCCATGAGCTCCAGGAGGCCGCGGCGCTCTGCAGCGCGCCGCGCGCGGAGGTCTTGCCCTCGCGCAACACGGGCAAGTTGAGCATCGTGGAGCGGGTGCCGGTGGGGTTGGTGGGGATCATCACGCCGTGGAACTTCCCGCTCCTGCTCGCGCTCCGCGCGGTCGCGCCGGCGGTGGCGCTCGGAAACGCGGTGCTCCTCAAGCCCGCGGAGCTCACGCCCATCACCGGCGGTTATCTGCTGGCCGAGCTCTTCGAGGACGCGGGGCTGCCCGCGGGCGTGCTGCAGGTGCTGCCGGGCCTGGGCGAGGAGATCGGCGACGCGCTCGTTCGTCACCCGGACGTGCCGATGATCCACTTCACCGGCTCGAACGACGTGGGGCAGCGGATCGGCAGCGTAGCCGGCGGGCTCCTCAAGAAGATCGCGCTGGAGCTCGGAGGCAACAACGCCTTCGTGGTGCTCGACGACGCCGACGTCGATCTTGCCAGCGCCGTGGGCGCGTGGTCGTCGTTTCACTATCAGGGGCAGACGTGCATCACCGCCGGACGGCATATCGTGATGCGCGCGGTGGCCGAACCTTACACCGCGGCGCTGGTGGCGCGCACGCGGGCGATCGCGGTGGGCGATCCCTCCTCCTCGGACAAGGTGGGGCTCGGGCCGATGATCAACGAGGTGCAGCGCGATCGCGCGCTGAAGCTGGTGGCCGAGTCGGTGGTGCAAGGCGCGACCATCGCCGAGGGCGGGACGTACGATGGCCTCTTCGTGCGGCCCACCGTGCTCACGGGGGTCACCCCCACCATGCCGATCTACACCGAGGAGGTGTTCGGTCCGGTGGCGCCCGTCGTGGTGGTGGACACGGAGGCGGAGGCGCTCGCGCTCACCAACGGCACCCGCTACGGGCTCACCAACGCGGTCTTCACGGGCGACGTCATGCGCGGCTTGGCGTTCGCCGAGCAGGTCCGCTCGGGCATGGTGCACGTCAACGACGCGACCTGCCTCGACGAGGCGCACGTGCCCTTCGGCGGCACCGGCGCCTCCGGCATGGGCGGCCGCTCGGGCGGCGCCGCCAATCTGGACGAGTTCACGGAGCGAAGGTGGATTGGCGTGCAGCGCACGCCGGTCGCATATCCCTATTGA
- a CDS encoding Gfo/Idh/MocA family oxidoreductase: MSTAVLRVLMNGVTGRMGYRQHLVRSVLAIRDQGGVQLADGSRVRLEPVLIGRDARKLRAMAERHGIERWTTDPSEALAASRGAIYFDGQVTPAREASIRAAIAAGMHIYTEKPSADTAAGAMALARLARDAGVKSGVVHDKLFLPGLIKLKRLVDGGFFGRVLSLRGEFGYWVFEGDWQSAQRPSWNYRAAEGGGIVSDMFCHWCYVLEHLFGPVRAVMAKAVTHIPHRWDEQGRPYDATAHDAAYAIFELGGGAIAQINSSWCVRVHRDELLELQVDGTEGSAVAGLRSCRVQHRATTPRPVWNPDVPAAEKFREGWQEVPDNAEFDNAFKAQWELFVRHVVEDAPYAFDLFAGARGVALAELALRASAEGRRIEVPNESPPTRPSLGWDSGRWPSR; the protein is encoded by the coding sequence ATGTCCACTGCGGTCCTGCGCGTTTTGATGAATGGAGTCACCGGCCGGATGGGCTACCGGCAACACCTGGTGCGTTCGGTGCTGGCCATCCGCGACCAAGGCGGGGTGCAGCTCGCCGATGGTTCGCGCGTTCGGCTCGAGCCCGTGCTCATCGGCCGCGACGCACGCAAGCTGCGCGCGATGGCCGAGCGCCACGGCATCGAGCGCTGGACGACGGATCCGAGCGAAGCCCTCGCCGCCTCGCGCGGTGCGATTTACTTCGATGGCCAGGTCACGCCGGCGCGCGAAGCCTCGATCCGCGCGGCCATCGCGGCGGGGATGCACATCTACACGGAGAAGCCGTCGGCCGATACGGCGGCGGGGGCGATGGCGCTCGCGCGGCTCGCGCGGGACGCCGGGGTGAAGAGCGGGGTGGTGCACGATAAGCTTTTCCTGCCGGGGCTCATCAAGCTGAAGCGGCTGGTGGACGGGGGCTTTTTCGGGCGCGTGCTCAGCCTGCGCGGCGAGTTCGGCTATTGGGTATTCGAAGGTGATTGGCAATCGGCGCAGCGCCCTAGTTGGAATTACCGGGCGGCCGAGGGCGGCGGGATCGTGTCCGACATGTTCTGCCATTGGTGCTACGTGCTCGAGCACCTCTTCGGGCCGGTGCGGGCGGTCATGGCCAAGGCGGTGACCCATATCCCGCACCGCTGGGACGAGCAGGGCCGCCCGTACGATGCCACGGCGCACGACGCGGCGTATGCCATCTTCGAGCTGGGCGGGGGCGCCATCGCGCAGATCAACTCGTCGTGGTGCGTGCGCGTGCACCGCGACGAGCTCCTGGAGCTGCAGGTCGACGGCACCGAGGGGAGCGCGGTGGCCGGGCTGCGCAGCTGCCGGGTGCAGCACCGCGCGACCACGCCGCGGCCCGTGTGGAACCCCGATGTGCCGGCGGCCGAGAAATTTCGCGAGGGCTGGCAAGAGGTGCCGGACAACGCGGAGTTCGACAACGCGTTCAAGGCGCAGTGGGAGCTCTTCGTGCGGCACGTGGTCGAGGACGCGCCGTATGCCTTCGATCTGTTCGCCGGCGCGCGCGGGGTGGCGCTCGCGGAGCTGGCCCTGCGCGCGTCGGCCGAGGGGCGGCGCATCGAGGTGCCCAACGAATCCCCCCCGACCCGGCCTTCGCTCGGATGGGACAGCGGCCGATGGCCCTCGCGCTGA
- a CDS encoding dihydrodipicolinate synthase family protein produces the protein MALALNLPAEDGARERYVLREPVEWPVPSRPARARIAYAAAHVVADPRGDNAPGAPAAIDWDATSAFRRHLWSYGLRVAEAMDTAQRNMGLGWPQARDLIRRSTAEARALGDPYELLACGAGTDQAAADLADRGAVLRAYIEQVAVVEEAGARVILMASRQLARLARGPDDYHAVYGELLRQARRPVILHWLGDMFDPALAGYWGSRDRGRATESFLALVRDHAPKVDGVKVSLLDREHEVALRGRLPAGVRLYTGDDFHYPDLIRGDEAGHSDALLGIFDAIAPAAAAALAALDAGDAEGYAAAFGPTVPLARRIFEAPTYHYKTGLVFLAWLSGRQDAFVMLHGAERARSALHLASVFRLADAAGLLPDPALAAHRMRAFLATCGVPA, from the coding sequence ATGGCCCTCGCGCTGAACCTCCCGGCGGAGGACGGCGCGCGCGAGCGCTACGTGCTGCGCGAGCCCGTGGAGTGGCCCGTTCCATCGCGCCCGGCGCGCGCGCGGATCGCCTACGCGGCCGCCCATGTGGTGGCCGATCCCCGGGGCGACAACGCGCCGGGCGCGCCGGCGGCCATCGACTGGGATGCGACCTCGGCGTTCCGGCGCCACCTTTGGTCGTATGGATTGCGCGTCGCCGAGGCGATGGACACCGCCCAGCGCAACATGGGCCTCGGGTGGCCCCAGGCGCGCGATTTGATCCGGCGCAGCACCGCGGAGGCGCGCGCCCTGGGCGATCCGTACGAGCTCCTGGCGTGCGGGGCGGGGACGGACCAAGCCGCCGCGGATCTCGCGGATCGCGGCGCCGTCCTCCGTGCGTACATCGAACAAGTCGCGGTGGTGGAGGAGGCGGGCGCCCGCGTGATCCTGATGGCGAGCCGGCAGCTGGCGCGGCTCGCCCGAGGGCCGGACGACTACCACGCGGTGTACGGGGAGCTCCTGCGGCAGGCGCGGCGCCCGGTGATCCTGCACTGGCTGGGGGACATGTTCGATCCGGCGCTCGCGGGCTACTGGGGCTCGCGCGATCGCGGCCGCGCCACCGAGTCGTTTCTGGCGCTGGTTCGCGACCATGCGCCCAAGGTCGATGGCGTCAAGGTGTCGCTGCTCGACCGCGAGCACGAGGTGGCGCTCCGAGGTCGTTTGCCGGCCGGTGTGCGGCTCTACACGGGCGACGACTTTCACTACCCCGACTTGATCCGCGGCGACGAGGCGGGCCACAGCGATGCGCTCTTGGGCATCTTCGATGCGATCGCGCCGGCCGCCGCCGCGGCCTTGGCGGCGCTCGATGCGGGCGACGCCGAAGGTTACGCGGCCGCCTTCGGGCCCACGGTGCCGCTCGCGCGCCGCATCTTCGAGGCGCCGACGTACCACTACAAGACGGGGCTCGTGTTTCTCGCGTGGCTCTCCGGCCGCCAAGACGCCTTCGTCATGCTCCACGGTGCAGAGCGCGCGCGCTCGGCGCTGCACCTCGCGTCCGTCTTCCGCCTGGCCGACGCAGCGGGCCTCTTGCCCGATCCCGCGCTGGCCGCCCATCGCATGCGCGCCTTTCTGGCGACGTGCGGGGTGCCCGCGTGA
- a CDS encoding TIM barrel protein gives MHPTHPMHPTHPMHPTHPMHPTRPMHDAPSGRPASIATPSPGDPRIADLSLNQWTTRHWTMPEAIEGCARAGIPAIGVWREPLQAHGVAATAKHVRDAGLRVSSLCRGGFFTAQEAAQRADAMADNRRAIDEAAALGAPCLVLVVGGLPPESRDLVAARRRVSAALAELVPYAAAAGVRLALEPLHPMYCADRAVLSTLAQALDMAESFPAAHVGVVIDAFHVWWDPELAAHVARAGARIASFQVCDWLVPVPSDLLLARGMMGDGVIDLRALRAAVMAAGYRGDTEVEIFNAALWATPGDDVVATVARRYVEHVV, from the coding sequence ATGCACCCGACGCACCCCATGCACCCGACGCACCCCATGCACCCGACGCACCCCATGCACCCGACGCGCCCCATGCACGATGCACCGAGCGGCCGCCCCGCATCCATCGCGACGCCATCGCCAGGCGATCCGCGCATCGCCGACCTCTCGCTGAACCAATGGACGACGCGCCACTGGACGATGCCCGAGGCCATCGAAGGCTGCGCGCGCGCCGGAATCCCCGCCATCGGCGTATGGCGCGAGCCGTTGCAAGCGCACGGCGTTGCCGCCACCGCCAAGCATGTGCGCGACGCGGGCTTGCGCGTCTCGTCTTTGTGCCGGGGCGGCTTCTTCACGGCGCAGGAGGCCGCGCAACGCGCCGATGCGATGGCCGACAACCGCCGCGCGATCGACGAAGCCGCCGCGCTGGGCGCGCCTTGCCTGGTGCTCGTGGTGGGCGGCCTTCCGCCCGAGAGCCGCGATCTCGTCGCCGCCCGCCGCCGCGTCTCGGCCGCCCTGGCCGAGCTCGTGCCTTACGCGGCCGCCGCGGGTGTCCGCTTGGCGCTCGAGCCGCTCCACCCGATGTACTGCGCCGATCGCGCGGTGCTCTCGACCTTGGCGCAAGCCCTCGACATGGCCGAGTCGTTCCCCGCGGCGCACGTGGGCGTCGTGATCGACGCGTTCCACGTCTGGTGGGATCCGGAGCTCGCCGCCCACGTCGCGCGCGCGGGCGCTCGCATCGCCTCGTTTCAGGTCTGCGACTGGCTCGTGCCCGTGCCCTCCGACCTCTTGCTCGCCCGCGGCATGATGGGCGACGGCGTCATCGACCTTCGAGCGCTCCGCGCCGCGGTCATGGCCGCGGGCTACCGCGGCGACACGGAGGTCGAGATCTTCAACGCCGCGCTCTGGGCAACGCCGGGCGACGACGTCGTGGCCACGGTCGCGCGCCGCTACGTGGAGCACGTCGTGTAG
- a CDS encoding LysR family transcriptional regulator, with the protein MQLVDANLVLSLDALLREESVFGAARRMNVSAPAMSRTLARLRKATGDALFVRAGHRMLPTPRALELRERVRLAAEEVRSILRPNERLDLGTLVRIFTLHANDYSAVLLGRSLDALVRAQAPHVTLRIVAEGPNYVREEMLRSGEIDLDVGVHTKLHADLRVQTVYHDRMVAVVREGHPLASKRLTPRRFATGAGHVAISRRGLTTGPIDARLKELGLTRTVQLVVPAFLAGAWVAAESDYIVPVPWVLAKHVAPILKLRILEIPLVLDPVNIAQAWHPRFDGDPAHAWLRKTVRRALRDRG; encoded by the coding sequence ATGCAATTGGTGGACGCCAACCTCGTTTTGTCCCTCGACGCGTTGCTCCGGGAGGAGAGCGTCTTCGGCGCCGCGCGCCGGATGAATGTCAGCGCGCCGGCCATGAGCCGCACGCTCGCGCGCCTCCGCAAAGCGACGGGCGATGCGCTCTTCGTCCGCGCGGGCCACCGGATGCTCCCGACCCCCCGCGCCCTCGAGCTCCGCGAGCGGGTGAGGCTCGCAGCCGAAGAGGTCCGCAGCATCCTGCGCCCGAACGAGCGGCTCGACCTCGGGACGCTCGTTCGGATCTTCACCCTCCACGCGAACGACTACTCGGCGGTCCTCCTCGGGCGGTCGCTCGACGCGCTGGTGCGCGCGCAGGCACCGCACGTGACCTTGCGCATCGTCGCCGAAGGGCCCAACTACGTCCGGGAGGAGATGCTGCGCTCCGGAGAGATCGACCTCGACGTCGGCGTCCACACCAAGCTGCACGCCGATTTGCGGGTGCAGACCGTGTACCACGACCGCATGGTGGCCGTCGTCCGCGAAGGGCACCCCCTGGCCAGCAAGCGCCTCACGCCCCGTCGCTTTGCGACCGGCGCCGGGCACGTCGCCATCTCGCGCCGCGGGCTCACCACGGGCCCCATCGATGCGCGCTTGAAGGAGCTCGGCCTCACGCGAACGGTGCAGCTCGTGGTCCCGGCCTTCCTCGCGGGCGCGTGGGTCGCCGCCGAGAGCGACTACATCGTCCCGGTCCCGTGGGTGCTCGCCAAGCACGTCGCCCCCATCTTGAAGCTGCGCATCCTCGAGATCCCGCTGGTGCTCGATCCCGTGAACATCGCGCAAGCCTGGCACCCCCGATTCGACGGCGATCCGGCGCACGCCTGGCTGCGCAAGACGGTGCGAAGGGCCCTGCGCGATCGAGGATGA
- a CDS encoding MFS transporter, whose amino-acid sequence MTTPSMAVTAGDPAAAPRSLLRALLPLCAFLFLCYSTIAIPLPLLPGQVHDVLGFDALMVAVVIGIQSLATLATRHTVGTLTDRRGPAWAVVAGAATSSLAGLVYLASVPFAAGAPTVSLLVLILGRLVLGLGESLAMTGVLVWGIGLVGKERAGRAMAWIGISMYGAFAVNAPLGAFLGKTYGFGGAALLAVVAPIVALGAVFATPKLDASRAAAVRVPFHRVIGIIWRQGLGLAFATLGFGALSAFGPLYYQAHGWPDAAFALSAFGAAYILARLFFATLPDRFGGARTAVVFLSIEIVGQLVLWRASSPSWAALGATLTGFGFSLVFPSLGVEAVRRAPPESRGVVLGGYVAFFDVSIGLLVPLAGVLVRAMGFSFAFVLGAASAALALALTWMASARARTGAGP is encoded by the coding sequence ATGACGACACCTTCGATGGCGGTGACGGCCGGAGATCCGGCCGCCGCGCCGCGCTCGCTCTTGCGCGCGCTTCTTCCGCTCTGCGCGTTCTTGTTCCTCTGCTATTCGACCATCGCCATCCCGCTACCGCTCCTCCCGGGGCAGGTCCACGACGTGCTCGGCTTCGACGCCTTGATGGTCGCGGTGGTCATCGGCATTCAATCCCTCGCCACCTTGGCCACGCGGCACACGGTGGGGACCCTCACCGATCGGCGCGGTCCTGCCTGGGCCGTGGTCGCCGGCGCCGCGACGTCCTCGCTCGCGGGGCTCGTCTACCTGGCGTCGGTTCCCTTCGCGGCCGGCGCCCCCACGGTGAGCCTGCTCGTGCTGATCCTGGGGCGCCTCGTGCTCGGGCTCGGGGAGAGCCTGGCCATGACGGGCGTGCTCGTGTGGGGCATCGGCCTCGTGGGGAAAGAGCGCGCCGGCCGCGCGATGGCGTGGATCGGCATCTCCATGTACGGGGCGTTCGCGGTGAACGCGCCGCTGGGCGCATTCCTCGGAAAAACGTACGGCTTCGGCGGTGCGGCGCTCCTCGCTGTGGTCGCGCCCATCGTGGCGCTGGGGGCGGTGTTCGCCACGCCCAAGCTCGATGCGTCGCGCGCGGCCGCGGTGCGCGTGCCGTTCCATCGGGTCATCGGGATCATCTGGCGCCAGGGGCTCGGCCTCGCCTTCGCGACCTTGGGGTTCGGCGCGCTCTCCGCGTTCGGGCCGCTCTACTACCAGGCCCACGGCTGGCCCGACGCGGCCTTTGCCCTGAGCGCCTTCGGGGCGGCGTACATCCTGGCGCGCCTCTTCTTTGCCACCTTGCCGGATCGCTTTGGCGGCGCGCGCACCGCCGTCGTCTTCTTGAGCATCGAGATCGTCGGGCAGCTCGTGCTCTGGCGCGCCAGCTCCCCGTCGTGGGCCGCGCTCGGCGCCACCTTGACGGGCTTCGGCTTCTCCCTCGTGTTCCCTTCGCTCGGCGTGGAAGCCGTACGCCGCGCACCCCCGGAGAGTCGCGGGGTCGTCCTCGGCGGGTACGTGGCGTTCTTCGACGTATCCATCGGCTTGCTCGTTCCCCTGGCGGGCGTTTTGGTCCGCGCCATGGGGTTCTCGTTCGCCTTCGTCCTCGGCGCCGCGAGCGCCGCCTTGGCGCTCGCGCTGACGTGGATGGCGTCCGCCCGCGCTCGGACGGGCGCCGGCCCCTAA